A portion of the Candidatus Eisenbacteria bacterium genome contains these proteins:
- a CDS encoding lysophospholipid acyltransferase family protein, whose translation MTARAIAAIQYRVLTARRNAVLDNLATIGAAGHPELADRASRERTARRMFENFQLAWIEYLAGHRAARRDGPALEFRGAEHLYRALIRGHGAVIAASHLGGWELAGSAIARLGLSVHAVTGVQLHPVVAREVREWKRREGIHVHTPQEGFAPLVAALRAGGVVVLLVDGDVYSRALPAIFFGRRIPFPAGPAILARRAGVPILHAHAARGPDGRHRISFDGLDEPDPALPLREDLSRLTSLVARSQERNIAAHVSQWCIFRPLWNEADAA comes from the coding sequence GTGACGGCCCGGGCGATCGCCGCGATTCAGTACCGCGTCCTCACCGCCCGTCGGAACGCCGTCCTCGACAACCTGGCCACGATCGGCGCCGCGGGCCACCCCGAGCTCGCGGACCGGGCCTCGAGGGAGCGGACCGCGCGCCGCATGTTCGAGAACTTCCAGCTCGCATGGATCGAGTACCTCGCCGGACACCGGGCCGCACGCCGGGATGGGCCCGCGCTCGAATTCCGTGGCGCGGAGCACCTCTACCGGGCGCTGATCCGGGGGCACGGAGCCGTGATCGCCGCCTCCCATCTCGGCGGCTGGGAGCTCGCGGGCTCGGCGATCGCGCGGCTCGGGCTCTCCGTGCACGCGGTCACCGGCGTGCAGCTCCATCCGGTCGTCGCGCGCGAGGTGCGCGAGTGGAAGCGGCGCGAGGGAATCCACGTGCACACGCCGCAGGAAGGGTTCGCGCCGCTCGTCGCCGCGCTCCGGGCGGGAGGCGTGGTGGTCCTGCTCGTGGACGGAGACGTCTATTCGCGCGCCCTCCCCGCGATCTTCTTCGGTCGCCGCATCCCCTTCCCCGCGGGGCCGGCCATCCTCGCGCGGCGCGCGGGCGTGCCCATCCTGCACGCGCACGCGGCGCGCGGACCGGACGGGCGGCACCGAATCTCGTTCGACGGCCTCGACGAGCCCGATCCCGCGCTTCCGCTGCGCGAGGACCTGAGCCGCCTCACGTCCCTCGTGGCGCGTTCCCAGGAGCGGAACATCGCCGCGCACGTCTCGCAGTGGTGCATCTTCCGTCCGCTCTGGAACGAGGCCGATGCCGCGTAG